In Sebastes fasciatus isolate fSebFas1 chromosome 15, fSebFas1.pri, whole genome shotgun sequence, a genomic segment contains:
- the LOC141783384 gene encoding b(0,+)-type amino acid transporter 1 isoform X4, which yields MESETQRLNLKREVGIIGGVSFITGTMIGSGIFISPQFVLSAIGSPGASFVVWTCCGLISMLAGLCYAELGTVIPESGGEFIYILRTAGKVVAFMFVLSFIVVMRPASATGIALSFAEYVVAPFYSGCSPPQLMVKLVAAGAIMVLTIVNCLSVRLATGIQVVSMVVKLMALAVIILGGVVMLFQGHTENFDNSFEGTNVDVSSIGIAFYQGLWSFEGWNTLNYLTEELKHPEVNLPRAIVIGISLVTGLYLLVNVSYLTVMTPRELMSSSAVAVTWGNKMLGSWGWIMSVAAALSAFGSLNGTFFSGGRVSFVAAREGHLPDILAMAHVHRLTPSPALIFTTIVSLLVLIPGDFQSIVNFFSFTAWIFYGITLSGLLYLKIKKPELPRPYKVPIILPILVIIVAVFLVLAPIIDDPQIEYLYVTLFILSGALFYIPLIHYKLCPGLLTKLTVFLQLLLEVAPAEKNL from the exons ATGGAGAGTGAAACGCAGAGACTCAATCTGAAGAGAGAAGTGGGGATTATAGGAGGTGTGTCATTCATTACTGGGACCATGATAGGATCTGGGATTTTCATATCCCCTCAGTTTGTGCTGTCTGCTATCGGCAGCCCCGGGGCCAGCTTTGTTGTATGGACCTGCTGTGGGTTGATATCCATGCTGGCGGGGCTCTGCTATGCTGAACTGGGCACAGTCATACCAGAGTCTGGAGGAGAGTTTATCTACATTCTGCGGACAGCCGGAAAAGTGGTGGCCTTTATGTTTGTCCTCAGCTTCATCGTTGTCATGAGGCCTGCCAGTGCCACAGGAATTGCTCTGAGTTTTGCTGAATACGTCGTGGCCCCCTTTTACAGTGGCTGCTCCCCTCCACAACTGATGGTGAAGCTGGTGGCTGCAGGAGCTATCATGGTGCTGACCATAGTTAACTGCCTGAGCGTCCGCTTGGCCACCGGCATCCAGGTGGTTTCTATGGTAGTCAAATTGATGGCGCTGGCCGTGATCATATTGGGAGGTGTTGTGATGCTTTTCCAGGGACACACTGAGAACTTTGATAACTCCTTTGAGGGAACCAATGTGGATGTCAGCTCCATTGGCATTGCTTTCTATCAGGGCTTGTGGTCCTTTGAGGGTTGGAACACTTTGAATTATCTAACTGAAGAACTGAAACATCCAGAA GTGAATCTTCCCAGGGCGATTGTGATCGGCATTTCTCTGGTGACTGGCTTATATCTGCTGGTGAATGTGAGCTACCTGACGGTAATGACGCCGAGAGAGCTCATGTCCTCCAGCGCAGTAGCAGTAACCTGGGG GAATAAGATGCTAGGAAGCTGGGGCTGGATCATGTCTGTGGCTGCAGCATTGTCTGCTTTTGGTTCACTGAATGGGACGTTCTTCAGTGGTGGCCGTGTGTCCTTTGTTGCTGCCAGGGAAGGACACCTG CCAGATATTCTGGCCATGGCTCACGTCCACAGACTGACCCCATCTCCAGCCCTGATCTTCACCACTATTGTCTCTCTTCTGGTGCTGATCCCTGGAGACTTCCAGAGCATTGTCAACTTCTTCAG TTTCACTGCCTGGATTTTCTATGGCATCACCCTGTCTGGACTACTCTATCTAAAGATCAAGAAGCCGGAGCTCCCGAGGCCGTACAAG GTTCCCATCATACTCCCCATACTGGTCATCATTGTGGCAGTATTCCTTGTGCTGGCACCCATCATAGACGATCCTCAGATTGAATACCTCTATGTGACTTTATTTATCCTCAGTGGAGCTTTATTCTACATACCCCTCATCCATTACAAGCTCTGCCCGGGGCTGTTGACCAAGTTAACAGTATTCCTGCAGCTGTTGTTAGAGGTCGCTCCAGCAGAGAAAAACCTGTGA